Below is a genomic region from Bacillota bacterium.
AACTGCGGGATGCCATATTATATAGGCGGCGTGATCAAAAATGAGGACGATCTTCTCATTCAGACCCCGGAAAGCTTTCATGCGCGATTCAATGTTGATGTAAGGGTCAACAATGAAGTGCTTTCGGTAAACAGCTCTGAAAAAACAGTCAAAGTATTAGATCACTCTAAAGGCAAAGAATACGCAGAAAATTACGACGTATTGGTTCTTTCACCGGGTGCATATCCCTATCGCCCGCCTATTAACGGTGTCGATAAAGCACATGTTTTCACCCTTCGAAATCTGATTGATACGAAAGACATACGAAGCTTTATTAATCAGCATAAGCCTCAGTCTGCAGTCATCATCGGCGGTGGTTATATAGGGATCGAAATGGCAGAAAATCTTAAGGAATCAGGCATCAGAATAAGCATTGTTGAAGCCTCTTCACATATTCTAAAACCGCTTGATGAAGATATGGCTCATTTCGTCCAGAGGAATATCAGAAGCCACGAAATAGGACTCTATTTAAACTCTAAAGCCGGTGAAATAACAGATAATGAAGTCGTTTTGGAAAACGGCACACACATTTCGGCAGACATCGTCATTTTAAGCACCGGAACAAATCCCGAAACCGGCTTTCTTAAAAATAGTGGCATCAACCTTGGAGACCGCGGAGAAATTATTGTAAACGACAGGCTTGAAACCTCTGTTAAAGGCGTATATGCGCTCGGAGACGCTTCTGCTGTAACTAATATAGTTACAGGTCAAAAACAAATCGTGCCTCTCGCCTCCCCAGTTAACAAACAGGCACGGATAGCGGGCGATGTAATATGCGGGAAAAATGCAAAATATTCCGGCGCACAGGGGACATCCATTATAAAAGTATTTAACCTTACAGCCGCAGTTACAGGTGAAAGCGAGTATAGCCTTAAAAGCAGCAATTTACAATATCTCAAGTCATATACAGTAAGCACTTCAATTGCGAGTTATTATCCGGGTGCCGAAACAATGTATATAAAGCTGTTGTTTGATAGCAGCGGCATAGTGTTGGGCGCTCAGATCGTTGGAGGAAAAGGCGTCGACAAGCGCATTGACGTACTTGCAACAGCAATCAGAGCCCGTATGACTATTTATGACCTTCAGGAATTGGAGCTTGCTTACGCTCCACCCTATTCGTCTGCAAAAGACCCTGTAAATATGGCCGGATTTGTTGCGGGAAATATACTTGAGGGTATGATGAAGCCCTTTTATCCCGAGGATATCGATAAAATCGATAAAAACGGGGTGCTCGTTGACGTGAGAACACCAGGTGAATTTTCCAGTGGTCATATTCCCGGCGCGGTGAATATACCGGTGGATAATTTGAGAGAAAACTTGAACTCGCTTGATAAATCAAAAAACATTTATCTGTACTGTCGGATCGCACAGCGAGGTTATATAGCCCAGCGGATATTAGAGCAGGACGGATATAATACAAAAAATCTTGCCGGCGGCTATTTATTTTACGATGCAATGGTCGAAGACAAGTAAAAAAGATCGGAAAGAACTAACTATTCTTTCCGATCTTTTATTATAGTCCGAAAATCTCAAGGCTTCTGTCAAGAATACCGTTTAAGTATGCGAGGATCACTCCATAGTTGGTTATTGGGACTCCTGCCTCCTCACATATGTCGATTCTGGTCTGCATCAGTTTCTTCCCTAGCATACAAGAGCCGCAGTGGATGATAAGGTCGTAATCAGATAGATTCTCTGGAAAATCTAGTCCCATTCTAAAGTCGAAGTCAAGCTCTTTTCCGGTATGTGCCCTTAAAAGTCTGGGGATTTTTACACGTCCGATATCCTCGTGAGAATGGTTA
It encodes:
- a CDS encoding FAD-dependent oxidoreductase, giving the protein NCGMPYYIGGVIKNEDDLLIQTPESFHARFNVDVRVNNEVLSVNSSEKTVKVLDHSKGKEYAENYDVLVLSPGAYPYRPPINGVDKAHVFTLRNLIDTKDIRSFINQHKPQSAVIIGGGYIGIEMAENLKESGIRISIVEASSHILKPLDEDMAHFVQRNIRSHEIGLYLNSKAGEITDNEVVLENGTHISADIVILSTGTNPETGFLKNSGINLGDRGEIIVNDRLETSVKGVYALGDASAVTNIVTGQKQIVPLASPVNKQARIAGDVICGKNAKYSGAQGTSIIKVFNLTAAVTGESEYSLKSSNLQYLKSYTVSTSIASYYPGAETMYIKLLFDSSGIVLGAQIVGGKGVDKRIDVLATAIRARMTIYDLQELELAYAPPYSSAKDPVNMAGFVAGNILEGMMKPFYPEDIDKIDKNGVLVDVRTPGEFSSGHIPGAVNIPVDNLRENLNSLDKSKNIYLYCRIAQRGYIAQRILEQDGYNTKNLAGGYLFYDAMVEDK